GGTAGCCGGCACCCCGTACTTGAGAACACAATCCGCGGCCCGGGCCGGAATACCGCTGGGAATGCCGTACATGACCACACAGTTGTCCTTGTCCTCGATGACCTGCATCGGCACATGGCAGACCCTGTCCTGCCGGACCGCGGCCGTGAGCGCGGGCACCCCGTATTCCGGGGTGGGAACGCCGTAGACCACGATGATATCGTCGCTGTCGGCCCGCCGCATCAGCTTGAGGCCGCGATGATCGCCGAAATCGACCGGAACGCCGTACTTCAGGATGCAGCGCTCGCTATCCCTGGCTATCCCCCAGGGGATCCCATACATCAAGACACAGTTTTCCCGGTCCTCCTTGACCAGCATGGGCACACCATAGGGAGGCAGGGGACCGCCGCCGGAACACCGCGTTTCCGCGGAGGTGCGGACAAAACGCCCGGCACCGATGCTCTGCCGCAGCTCGTCTGCCACGGTTGCCGGGGCCTCTTCAATCACCACCACGTAGCTCTTCTTCCGGACCACCTGCTGGGGCTCGGCAGGGCTTACCAGGCTGAAATCAAGACAGGCCTTTGCCTCCTGAAGGGCCACAAAGCGAAAGACCTGTTTCCCCTTAGTGCCAAACAACGGGGAGGTGGAGGTGTGATAAGATATGTCCAGGAGATTAAGGCAGTTGGGCATGGTTGCCAAGGTCCAGGTATAGCCTGTTGAGGCGGCCTGCGATTCAAGGCCGACCTCAAAAACCTCTGAGACATGAACCGTGATCTCGCCCCCGAATTCATTAAATTCCATCATGATCTCTTGCCTCCTTGCAGTGAATGATCAGACAAAAAATGGCCGGGCCCAGTATGCTTTCGCCAAAGGCCGCGCCACTCCACGCCCGGCCAGGTTCATCCGCAACAGGAAGCGCCGGCCCTTGCCACAGCCGAGCAGGCCCCTCCCCTTTGCTTGGTCCGGCAGCCCTGAAAAGGGCCTTGGGAGCCTGTTCAGCCGGCAGTGGCGACCCTGTTCAATTCCCGCAGGGCGCCGACCGTTTGCTGATAATCAGCGCCGGCCGCAAGTTCCCTGGCAATGCTTTCCGCGGCCATGCCCACCACCTGGCCGAATTCCTCGCGGCCGAGCATTACCAGTTGATCATCGACATGGAGGTGAGGGTCGCGGATTCCGCCATCAATACGGCCCGGGATATCCCTGGACAGGACCGGATTCGCCTTGACGATCTTGGGTAAAATGTCCCGCGGCAGGATCTTGACCGGGGGAATGGGCCAGCCGCCCGGGAAGGGGAACGGCAGCGGGATCTTGTCAATGATCACCCGCACCGGCAACTTATCGATGGTCTTTAGCATCTTGGCCAGGTCGTCTGCCGAACCTTGGAACTCGATTTCCGCTCGAAACGTGATCTTTCCGTTCATGGCATTCCTCCTTGTCTTGGGGTCCAGGGCTAAGTGCGATGCTCCCTGTTGAAAAATCAATGGACACGAGTTGCGCTGTGACAATCTGTAAATTCCAGCAGACCATGTTTGAAACAGCGCCATGCATCCG
Above is a window of Desulfobacterales bacterium DNA encoding:
- a CDS encoding protease inhibitor I42 family protein is translated as MMEFNEFGGEITVHVSEVFEVGLESQAASTGYTWTLATMPNCLNLLDISYHTSTSPLFGTKGKQVFRFVALQEAKACLDFSLVSPAEPQQVVRKKSYVVVIEEAPATVADELRQSIGAGRFVRTSAETRCSGGGPLPPYGVPMLVKEDRENCVLMYGIPWGIARDSERCILKYGVPVDFGDHRGLKLMRRADSDDIIVVYGVPTPEYGVPALTAAVRQDRVCHVPMQVIEDKDNCVVMYGIPSGIPARAADCVLKYGVPATMVHDPDNCLVKYGAPHGTIEEGDGCLLKYGSPLVPIEEDDCIVKYGTPRGEVTTGKDCVVKYGIPVKVVESEENCILLYGVPTGIPRPGEHCVLKYGAPVKLRKSKAGGRKGRAKK